The window GTCGCAAGGCTGACGCAGAAGCGCACGACGCGACGCATCGGACGCGGTAGCACCCTGCGATCGTCGGCATTGGCCGCCGCCGCATATTGCTCGCGCTTTTTTGCCGTCGACTTTTTGCCGATCACCGCAAACACGAAGCGTCCTCCACCATCCAGCTGACAAGGTTACCAAAGGAGCGGCCAGCGTGGGCCGCCATTTCCGGCACCAGGGAGGTCGGCGTCATGCCCGGCTGCGTATTCACTTCAAGCCAGATAACTTCGCCATCTTCTGAGAAGCGGTCGTCGTAACGAAAGTCTGAACGGCTTACGCCACGGCACCCGATCGCCTGATGTGCCATAACCGCCAGTGTTTGAATTTTTTGGTAAATTTTCGGTGAAATTTCCGCCGGAATGACATGCTTTGAGCCACCGGCAGCGTATTTTGCGTCATAATCATAGAAATTGTGACCGAGCGGCACCACCTCCGTGACACCCAGCGCCTCGCCATCAAGCACGCCGCAGGTCAGCTCGCGACCATGAATGTAGCGCTCCACCATCACCTGATCGCCATAACGCCATTCGGACGAGGTGAGGATTTGCGGCGGATGCGACTGGTCTTCCTTGACGATGACAACACCGAAGCTCGAGCCTTCGCGCACCGGCTTCACCACATAGGGAGGCGAAAGCGGATGCTCGCTGGTGAAATCGAAGCGGTTCATGACGCGCTCGACGGCAACCGGAACACCGGCAGCCGCGGCCACTTTCTTGGCCTGCGCCTTGTCCATGGCGAGCGCCGAAGCGAGCACGCCGGAATGGGTATAGGGAATGGCAAGATATTCGAGAATGCCCTGAATAGTGCCATCTTCGCCGAAAGGGCCATGCAGCGCATTGAAGGCAACGTCCGGGCGCAATTCGTCGAGTACGGCGGCGACATCGCGGCCCACATCGACGCGGGTAACCTTGTACCCCTCACCCTCCAGGGCGAGCGCGCAAGCGTTCCCCGACGACAGGCTGACCGGCCGCTCCGACGAAAACCCACCCATAAGAACAGCTACATGCTTGCCGCTCATCGATACCTCTGACACCAACTCTCCGTTACGAACCACGCCCGAACCGCCGAATTTGACGAACGGTGATTCTGGCACATGATCCTTGAGATCAGTTAAACGCCATTAAGGTTAATGAATCGTTTACTTTCGTTAACCGCCGCGCCCAACATGCCGAGTTCCGTTAAAGAATCAGCATCGATCCGGATTCCCTCCTTGGAATCAGAGAGTTGCACGGATTGCAACATGCAGCTTTTCAATGATCGGAAATAAAATCGCCGCGCGGCCTCCACCTTGCTCCGCAGAAGACAAGTCTGAAACGTTAACGAGAGGCGCTTTTCCCCAGCGAAAATTATCTGGCGTTTCAGCGTTTTAAATCCGCGACCTGAATCAGTCTCTCATCAGCCGAGCGCATGCCGAATGCCCGACACCAGGCCCGTCGCATTCAAAGATCACATTATTTGCATTATTTCTTTTTTAGCATTCCATAGGAACAAAAATTGCGTTAACGCAGTCCTTGCCTCCCAAGGCATGACATTCCAATCATCTGAAATGGAACCCAAACCATGACTGACGCGGTATCTCAGGTATCGTCGACAGCTGGCAATTCGAACGTTGTAAAGACAAATTCGCCTGCACGAGTTCTCACTGCCAGCCTGGTCGGCACGACCATCGAGTTTTTCGATTTTTACGTTTACGCCACGGCCGCAGTGCTCGTGTTCCCGGCATTGTTCTTCCCGAACAACGATCCGATGACGGCGCTTCTGGCGTCCTTCGCCACCTTCTCCATCGCCTTTTTCGCCCGCCCTCTCGGCGCCGTCGTTTTCGGTCACTATGGTGACCGTGTCGGCCGCAAGACCACGCTTGTCGCGGCCCTTCTGACGATGGGCGTATCGACTGTCGTGATCGGCCTTCTGCCGACCTATGAGACGGCAGGCGTTCTGGCGCCGCTGTTCCTCGCACTTTGCCGTTTCGGTCAGGGCTTCGGCCTTGGCGGCGAATGGGGTGGTGCCGTTCTGCTCGCCACGGAAAATGCCCCTCCCGGCAAGCGCAGCTGGTACGGCATGTTCCCGCAGCTCGGCGCGCCCGTCGGCCTGTTCCTTTCCTCCGGCGTCTTCTGGATCCTGCTGCACTTCATGTCGCAGGAATCACTTTTGAGCTGGGGCTGGCGCATTCCCTTCGTCGCTTCGATCATCCTGATCGCTGTCGGCATGTGGGTGCGCCTGTCGATCACCGAAACACCCGATTTCCAGAAAGCGATCGAAAAGGAAGAGCGTGTGGCCGTGCCGGTCGCGGAACTTTTCCGCAATCACAAGCGCAGCCTCGTGCTCGGCACCTTCGTGGCGCTGGCCACCTTCGTGCTTTTCTATATCGGCACCGCTTATCTGCTCTCCTACAACGTCAAGGTCCTGAAAATCCCGTTCCTCGACGCGCTGGAAGTGCAGATCCTCGGCTCCATCGTCTTCGGTATCTTCATTCCGATCGCCGGCAAGCTTGCCGAGAAATTCGGCCGTCGTGAAATCCTGATCCTGACGACGGTGCTGATCGGCCTGTTCTCCTTCCTGCTGCCAAGCCTGATGACCGGCGGCGAAGGTTCGATCTTCGTTTTCGCGGCTCTGGCCATGATGCTGATGGGCATGACCTACGGCCTGATCGGAACGGCGCTGGCCGCGCCCTTCCCGACCCGCGTGCGTTACACCGGCTCGTCCATCACCTTCAACATGGCCGGCATCTTCGGCGCATCGCTGGCGCCTTACATCGCCACATGGCTGCAGGTGAATTACGGCATGGGATATGTCGGTTATTATCTCTGCGTATCGGCGCTCATCACGCTGGCCTGCATTCTTCTGTCCCGCAAGGACGAAGTCTGAGCCAAGCGCAGCCCAATAGGAAAAGCCGCGAAACCGGGTTTCGCGGCTTTTTTCATTCTGCCATATCAAATCCTATGCGACGGTCTGGCGGCTGACCTTCTGGCCGGCAAAACAGATGCGATTGCGCCCGGATCGTTTCGCGTCGTAAAGCGCCATATCGGCATTGTGCATGACTCTCTCGAAAATCTCCCAATTCGCCCGGAAAGCCACTCCCATCGAGACGGCGGTACTGATCCGCATGTCCTGGAAATCCACCGGTGTCGCCGCGATCCTCGCACGCGCCTTTTCGCAGAGTTCCAGAAAATGCTGCGGAGCAAGCTCCTGCACGACGACGAATTCTTCCCCACCCATGCGCGCGATATAGGCGGTTTCATCGAAACAATCGCGGATCATGGCGGCGACACTGGAAATAACCATATCGCCAGCCAGATGGCCGTATCTGTCATTCACCGATTTGAAGTGATCGATATCGACAAAGGCGACGCAATATTGCGTATCGAGACGAGCACAGTTGGCGTAAAGCCCCAGCCTGTTGTTGAGGCCGGTCAGGGCGTCAGTGTGGCTGAGATGCAGAAACCGCTCATGCGACTGGGCAAGCAGCTTCACTTCGCGCGCATTGATCCAGCCGATGATCAGAGCCAGGGTAAACGCGATCGTTGCCGACAGGGTCGTGCCGAGCATCAGCCCATTCGCAAGGTCGGTCACCAGCCCTAACAGCGACAGAATGAAGAGCCCCGCCGTATCGATCACGACGGCAATAATAGTGACCAGGATCGCCACACGCAGCGCAAAATCGAGCGGTTCCAGCCGCTGGCGGCCTTCAGGCGTCGTAACCGAAAAACTTATGCTTTGGATCAGTTTATGCCAGAGACCCAACTTAACCCCCAACGGGTTTGGATGTCGCGTGAGTTAAAACAGCCTAAAATACCAAAAAGCTGGATAATGAACCCAGCTATTCTTGTCGCCCGATAATAAAACATAAGTATTGACCGGGCGTTACCATGAACACCCGGCCGAAAAAGAAGCATCAGCTCCCTAGAAACGGTTCCACCTCACGGCCCGGCATGAAAAGCCCCAGCCGCTTGATTTCCCATTCCAGCCGGATGCCCGACTTCTCGAACACCCGCTTGCGGATGGTCTCACCCAGATATTCCAGGTCATAACCGGTCGCATGGCCGGTATTGATCATGAAGTTGCAATGCAGTGACGACATCTGCGCCCCGCCAATGACCAGACCGCGACCACCCGCCTCATCGATCAACTCCCAGGCGGAATGACCTTCGGGGTTCTTGAAGGTGGAACCGCCCGTCTGCTCGCGGATAGGCTGCACGGTTTCCCGGTGATGACGCACAGCATCCATATCGGCCCGGATTTTCGCCTTGTCTTCCGGATAGCCCTCAAACAGCGCACCCGTGAAGATCAGGCCCGCATCCGCGCCGGAGTGGCGATAGCTGTAACCCATATCGGCATTGGAAAGCACATGCTGGTTGCCCTGACGGTCGACTGCATAGACTTCCACGACACGATCACGCGTCTCGCCGCCGTTGGCGCCGGCATTCATGCGCAGCGCACCGCCGATGGAGCCGGGAATACCGTAAAAGAAATGGAAACCACCGATACCATTATCCATGGCCATGGCCGCAATATGCTTGTCCGGGCAGATCGCGCCCGCCTTGATGCGGTTTTCACCGGCAAGCTCCACCTGGCCGAAGCCCTTGGCCGAAAGACGGACGACAACGCCAGGAATGCCGCCATCGCGCACGAGAAGGTTCGAACCGACGCCGACCACGGTCAACGGCACGTCTTCCGGCAGAATTTTCAGGAAGGTAATCAGATCGTCGGCATCGTGCGGCTGGAACATCACCTCCGCAAGACCGCCGGCTCTGAACCACGTCACGCGGTCCATGGGCGCATCCGGTGTCAGACGTCCCCGCAATTCATTTACCCCGTCGCCGAGCCTCCCCAGCAATTTAACCCCATCGACCTGTCTCATTCGGACTTTCCTGATATGCTCTTCAATTCCGAAGGCAGCGCTGCTGCCCATTGCGTGATATTCCCAGCCCCCAAGAGAACCACGAAATCACCCGGATTCGCAATGCCTGCAACCACTGAGGCAAGATCTTCCCGTTTTTCGAGAAAACGGGCGTCGCGGTGGCCGGCGGCCTTGATGGCCGAAACCAGCGCTTCCGAGCTTGCGCCTTCGATCGGATCTTCGCCCGCAGCATAGACCGGAGCAAGGATAATCGTGTCGGCATCGTTAAAACAATGCGCGAAATCGTCAAACAGGCTGGAAAGCCGGCTGTAGCGGTGCGGCTGGTGCACGGCGATGATGCGGCCCTTGCAGGCTTCGCGCGCCGCCGCCAGCACGGCCTTGATCTCGACCGGATGGTGACCGTAATCATCGAAGACCTGTACGCCGTTGGCTTCGCCCGTCAGCGTGAAGCGGCGCTTGACGCCGGCAAAGGAGGCAAGCCCCTTCTTGATGTCGGCTTCCGAAATGCCGAGACGATTGGCGACCGCAATCGCGGCCGTCGCATTCGACACATTGTGGCGGCCGGGCATCGGCAGGACAAGGTCCTTGAAGGAGAATATCTTGCCGGTGCGGCGGCGACGGATTTCCACGTCGAAGATCGACCGCGTGCCGTCAATGCGCACATTCGAAAAACGCACGTCGGCCTGCGGGTTCTCGCCATAGGTGATGACCTTGCGGTCCTCGATCCGGCCGACCAGTGCCTGCACTTCCGGATGGTCGAGGCACATGACGCCAAAACCGTAGAAAGGAACATTCTCGACAAACTGGCGGAACGCGGCGCGCACGGCATCGAAATTGCCGTAGTGATCCAGATGCTCGGGATCGATATTGGTGATGACAGCCACATCGGCCGGCAGCTTCAGGAACGTGCCGTCGGATTCGTCGGCCTCCACCACCATCCACTCGCCCTCGCCCATGCGGGCGTTGGTGCCGTAGGCATTGATGATGCCGCCATTGATGACGGTCGGGTCGAGATTGCCGGCTTCCAGCAGCGTCGCGACCATGGAGGTGGTCGTGGTCTTGCCGTGGGTGCCGCCGATGGCGATGGCATTGCGGAAACGCATCAGCTCGGCCAGCATTTCGGCACGGCGAACGATCGGCAGGTGTTTTTCCCGCGCGGCGATGAGTTCCGGATTGCTTTTCTTGATGGCGGTGGAAACCACCACGACCTCGGCATCACCGATATTATCCGCCGTATGGCCGACAAAAACCTCGATACCCTTATCGCGCAGGCGCTGCACATTGGCGCTATCGGCCTGATCCGACCCCTGAACGCGATGGCCGAGATTGTGAAGCACTTCGGCAATGCCGCTCATGCCGATCCCGCCTATGCCGATGAAATGGACAAGGCCTATGGCTTTCGGCATCTTCATGCCCCAACTCCTTCATTCTTCTTCTTGAATTCCTGTACGGACTGGCCGGAAGCAATAGCCTCGACCAGATCGGCCAGCACATCCGCCGCATGCGGTTTGCCGGTCGCCTTTGCCGCCGCCGCCGTCGCGCTCAAACGGTCAGGCTCGGAAAGCGCCGACGACAAAAGGCTTGAAAGCTTCTGCGGCGATAGTTCCGCCTGCTTGATGACGCTTGCCCCACCCGCCGCTGAAAGCGCTGCCGCATTGGCGGCCTGATCGTGATCCAGCGCATGAGGATAGGGCACGAGGATCGACGGACGGCCGATGACCGACAGTTCCGACACCGTCGAAGCACCCGAACGGCTGATGACCAGATTGGCCTCGCCAATACGTGAGGCCATATCGCCGAAGAAGGGCGAAACATCCGCTTTCACGCCGAGCTTCTGATAGGAGGCGATCACGCTGTCCTTGTCTTCGGGGCGGGCCTGCTGGGTGACGACGATGCGTTTGCGCTGCTCGTTCTTCAACAGGCAGATCGCTGCCGGCACGGCGCTGGAGAAGAATTGCGCGCCCTGGCTGCCGCCGAAAACGACGAGCTGGAACGGTTCATCCGTCTGCGAGGGCGTATAGGGTATCTCCGACGCCGCCAGCACCGCCGGGCGAACGGGGTTGCCAGTGGCCACGGTCTTGTCGGAATACTGGCCGTTGGCGGGCGGCAGGAAACCGCCGGCGATTGCCTTCACCCGGCCGGCCAGCGCCTTGTTGGCGCGGCCCATCACCGCATTCTGCTCGTGAATGATCGAGGGCACGCCAAGCCCGGTCGATGCCAGAAGCGGCGGCACGGTGGGATAACCGCCGAAGCCGACAACCGCGACCGGCTTCAGCTTCGTGACCAGCCGGCGCGCTGAACGCAGCCCCGTCCACAGTTTCCACAGCGAACGCGCCACGGAAATCGGGTTCTTCGAACCGATGGTGGCAGACGGCACCACATGAATTTCATCCGCCGGAAACTTGCCGGCATAACGCTCGGCGCGGCTGTCGGTGACGAGATGCACCTGATAACCGCGTTCCTTCAGCGTATGCGCCAAGGCCTCGGCTGGAAAGACATGGCCGCCGGTTCCCCCGGCGGCAAGAAGAACAATACCCTTGCTCATGATACTTTACTCCGCGGGAACGCCGGAACCGACGCGGAAGAAACTCCGCTCCTGCGCCCGCTTTTCGGGTCTGTGGCGTGTCAGCGCCAGAAGGAAGCCGGCGGTCACGCAGATCGCCATCATCGACGAACCGCCATAGGAAATCAGCGGCAGCGTCATGCCCTTGGCGGGCATCAGTTCCAGATTGACGCCGATATTGATCATCGACTGCATGCCGATCTGCAAAACGAGGCCGGCCACGGCAAAGCGGCAGAAGTCGTCCTTTTCCTTGAAGGCGTGCGAGAGGCCGCGCAGCACGATGAAGGCGA is drawn from Agrobacterium tumefaciens and contains these coding sequences:
- a CDS encoding GGDEF domain-containing protein codes for the protein MGLWHKLIQSISFSVTTPEGRQRLEPLDFALRVAILVTIIAVVIDTAGLFILSLLGLVTDLANGLMLGTTLSATIAFTLALIIGWINAREVKLLAQSHERFLHLSHTDALTGLNNRLGLYANCARLDTQYCVAFVDIDHFKSVNDRYGHLAGDMVISSVAAMIRDCFDETAYIARMGGEEFVVVQELAPQHFLELCEKARARIAATPVDFQDMRISTAVSMGVAFRANWEIFERVMHNADMALYDAKRSGRNRICFAGQKVSRQTVA
- the murG gene encoding undecaprenyldiphospho-muramoylpentapeptide beta-N-acetylglucosaminyltransferase, whose product is MSKGIVLLAAGGTGGHVFPAEALAHTLKERGYQVHLVTDSRAERYAGKFPADEIHVVPSATIGSKNPISVARSLWKLWTGLRSARRLVTKLKPVAVVGFGGYPTVPPLLASTGLGVPSIIHEQNAVMGRANKALAGRVKAIAGGFLPPANGQYSDKTVATGNPVRPAVLAASEIPYTPSQTDEPFQLVVFGGSQGAQFFSSAVPAAICLLKNEQRKRIVVTQQARPEDKDSVIASYQKLGVKADVSPFFGDMASRIGEANLVISRSGASTVSELSVIGRPSILVPYPHALDHDQAANAAALSAAGGASVIKQAELSPQKLSSLLSSALSEPDRLSATAAAAKATGKPHAADVLADLVEAIASGQSVQEFKKKNEGVGA
- a CDS encoding MHS family MFS transporter, encoding MTDAVSQVSSTAGNSNVVKTNSPARVLTASLVGTTIEFFDFYVYATAAVLVFPALFFPNNDPMTALLASFATFSIAFFARPLGAVVFGHYGDRVGRKTTLVAALLTMGVSTVVIGLLPTYETAGVLAPLFLALCRFGQGFGLGGEWGGAVLLATENAPPGKRSWYGMFPQLGAPVGLFLSSGVFWILLHFMSQESLLSWGWRIPFVASIILIAVGMWVRLSITETPDFQKAIEKEERVAVPVAELFRNHKRSLVLGTFVALATFVLFYIGTAYLLSYNVKVLKIPFLDALEVQILGSIVFGIFIPIAGKLAEKFGRREILILTTVLIGLFSFLLPSLMTGGEGSIFVFAALAMMLMGMTYGLIGTALAAPFPTRVRYTGSSITFNMAGIFGASLAPYIATWLQVNYGMGYVGYYLCVSALITLACILLSRKDEV
- the murB gene encoding UDP-N-acetylmuramate dehydrogenase → MRQVDGVKLLGRLGDGVNELRGRLTPDAPMDRVTWFRAGGLAEVMFQPHDADDLITFLKILPEDVPLTVVGVGSNLLVRDGGIPGVVVRLSAKGFGQVELAGENRIKAGAICPDKHIAAMAMDNGIGGFHFFYGIPGSIGGALRMNAGANGGETRDRVVEVYAVDRQGNQHVLSNADMGYSYRHSGADAGLIFTGALFEGYPEDKAKIRADMDAVRHHRETVQPIREQTGGSTFKNPEGHSAWELIDEAGGRGLVIGGAQMSSLHCNFMINTGHATGYDLEYLGETIRKRVFEKSGIRLEWEIKRLGLFMPGREVEPFLGS
- a CDS encoding D-alanine--D-alanine ligase, translated to MSGKHVAVLMGGFSSERPVSLSSGNACALALEGEGYKVTRVDVGRDVAAVLDELRPDVAFNALHGPFGEDGTIQGILEYLAIPYTHSGVLASALAMDKAQAKKVAAAAGVPVAVERVMNRFDFTSEHPLSPPYVVKPVREGSSFGVVIVKEDQSHPPQILTSSEWRYGDQVMVERYIHGRELTCGVLDGEALGVTEVVPLGHNFYDYDAKYAAGGSKHVIPAEISPKIYQKIQTLAVMAHQAIGCRGVSRSDFRYDDRFSEDGEVIWLEVNTQPGMTPTSLVPEMAAHAGRSFGNLVSWMVEDASCLR
- a CDS encoding UDP-N-acetylmuramate--L-alanine ligase, with amino-acid sequence MKMPKAIGLVHFIGIGGIGMSGIAEVLHNLGHRVQGSDQADSANVQRLRDKGIEVFVGHTADNIGDAEVVVVSTAIKKSNPELIAAREKHLPIVRRAEMLAELMRFRNAIAIGGTHGKTTTTSMVATLLEAGNLDPTVINGGIINAYGTNARMGEGEWMVVEADESDGTFLKLPADVAVITNIDPEHLDHYGNFDAVRAAFRQFVENVPFYGFGVMCLDHPEVQALVGRIEDRKVITYGENPQADVRFSNVRIDGTRSIFDVEIRRRRTGKIFSFKDLVLPMPGRHNVSNATAAIAVANRLGISEADIKKGLASFAGVKRRFTLTGEANGVQVFDDYGHHPVEIKAVLAAAREACKGRIIAVHQPHRYSRLSSLFDDFAHCFNDADTIILAPVYAAGEDPIEGASSEALVSAIKAAGHRDARFLEKREDLASVVAGIANPGDFVVLLGAGNITQWAAALPSELKSISGKSE